The following are encoded in a window of Paenibacillus polymyxa genomic DNA:
- a CDS encoding ABC transporter ATP-binding protein: protein MEKKHHTHQDEQEDQMKEKPGKRPDKAGMGRFIKLIASAHPPKAILIIALILTLIQTIAGLIVPMMTKGLIDGLTFSSLNRMVIVGLLGAFVLQAVASAVSIYMLNYAGHKIVANLRKRLWHKILSLPIPYFDRNRSGDTMSRVTNDTSLIMNLITEYLVNLISNVIAIIGGIALLFYLDWVMTLIIMAIVPLTALILFPVGRKMYRISKKQQDEMADLTSVLSQVIGEIRLVKAYGTESREAQAGEDRIYRMFRFGLQESRILALVGPISTFLLTAVLVIILGVGGVRVASGVLTAGDLVAFILLLFQVITPMAQFTTLYSRLQKVVGATERIQTILDHEEEPLELKQEAAKESRDIILRDVAFSYTEGEEVLHNANLVIPANRTTAFVGPSGSGKSTLFSLLERFYVPDTGEIRYGDEPISSYTLSSWRSKIGYVSQESSMMTGTVRDNITYGLGREADLEEVRRAATMAYADTFIMDLPQGYNTEVGERGMKLSGGQRQRIAIARALLRSPDILMLDEATSSLDSSSEHEVQKALANLMEGRTTIVIAHRLSTVVHSDQIIVLDKGKVTGAGTHTELLESHQVYRELAQKQFVEMGERSMEH, encoded by the coding sequence ATGGAAAAAAAACATCATACACACCAAGATGAGCAGGAGGACCAGATGAAGGAAAAACCGGGTAAAAGACCGGATAAGGCTGGCATGGGGCGGTTTATCAAATTGATTGCGAGTGCGCATCCGCCCAAGGCAATTCTGATCATCGCCCTGATTCTGACGCTGATTCAGACCATTGCTGGTTTAATCGTACCCATGATGACCAAAGGGTTGATTGATGGCTTGACCTTTTCTTCACTAAACCGTATGGTCATTGTTGGTCTGCTTGGCGCTTTTGTGCTTCAAGCGGTGGCTTCGGCGGTTTCTATCTATATGTTGAACTATGCCGGGCATAAGATTGTGGCTAATTTGCGCAAACGTTTATGGCATAAAATCTTATCTCTACCTATCCCTTACTTTGATCGGAATCGGTCAGGAGATACGATGAGTCGCGTCACCAATGACACAAGCCTGATTATGAACTTAATTACGGAGTATCTAGTCAATCTGATTTCTAATGTGATCGCAATTATTGGTGGTATTGCATTGTTATTTTATCTGGATTGGGTGATGACGCTCATTATTATGGCCATTGTTCCGCTAACAGCCCTGATTTTATTTCCGGTAGGCAGAAAAATGTACCGCATCTCCAAAAAACAGCAGGATGAGATGGCAGATCTGACCTCAGTGTTGAGTCAGGTTATCGGCGAAATCAGACTGGTGAAGGCCTACGGAACCGAAAGCAGAGAGGCTCAGGCCGGTGAGGATCGTATTTACCGGATGTTCCGCTTCGGTTTGCAAGAGTCACGTATCCTGGCCCTTGTAGGTCCCATTTCTACCTTCTTGCTGACTGCAGTGCTGGTCATTATATTGGGTGTTGGTGGTGTTCGTGTCGCATCGGGTGTGCTGACCGCTGGGGATTTGGTGGCTTTTATTTTGCTGCTGTTTCAGGTGATCACACCGATGGCACAATTCACGACCCTGTATTCACGTCTGCAAAAGGTGGTTGGGGCTACTGAACGGATTCAGACGATTTTAGATCATGAAGAAGAACCGCTCGAGTTGAAGCAGGAAGCGGCAAAAGAGAGCAGAGATATTATACTTCGTGATGTTGCCTTTTCTTATACCGAAGGGGAAGAGGTTCTTCATAATGCGAACTTGGTCATTCCGGCTAACCGGACGACAGCATTCGTGGGACCGAGTGGAAGTGGGAAGTCCACCTTGTTTTCATTGTTGGAACGCTTTTATGTGCCAGATACAGGTGAAATTCGTTATGGAGACGAACCGATATCGTCATATACACTTTCCTCCTGGCGCTCCAAAATTGGTTATGTATCGCAGGAAAGCTCAATGATGACCGGAACGGTCAGAGATAATATTACATATGGCTTGGGGCGCGAAGCTGACTTGGAAGAAGTGAGACGAGCAGCCACGATGGCGTATGCGGATACATTTATTATGGATCTACCTCAAGGCTACAATACTGAGGTGGGAGAACGGGGAATGAAGCTGTCCGGAGGGCAGCGTCAACGGATCGCTATTGCGCGTGCGCTTCTTCGTAGCCCTGACATTCTCATGCTGGATGAGGCTACATCTAGTCTGGACAGCTCATCTGAGCATGAGGTACAGAAGGCCCTAGCGAACTTGATGGAAGGACGCACGACAATTGTCATTGCTCATCGTTTGTCTACAGTGGTTCACTCCGATCAGATTATCGTGTTGGACAAGGGCAAGGTGACCGGTGCAGGAACTCATACTGAGTTATTAGAGTCCCATCAGGTGTACCGTGAGCTGGCTCAAAAGCAGTTTGTGGAGATGGGGGAGAGGAGTATGGAGCATTAG
- a CDS encoding tRNA threonylcarbamoyladenosine dehydratase, whose translation MLHQFSRTELAIGTEGLEVMKNSTVAVLGIGGVGSIAVEALARTGVGRIILIDKDVVDITNINRQIHALTTTVGQKKADLMVERVKLINPECEAIALNMFYTEETYEELFKYELDYVLDASDTIIYKIHLIKECLKRGIPMISSMGAANKMDPSRFQVADISQTRMDPIARVIRTKLRKEGITKGVKVVFSDEEPMKPREEITKKIVPANAPEIRKAKQPPASNAFVPPVAGLIMVSVAVKDLLEHAGV comes from the coding sequence TTGTTGCATCAATTTTCACGAACGGAACTGGCCATTGGAACTGAAGGTCTAGAGGTTATGAAAAATAGCACGGTGGCCGTGCTGGGTATTGGCGGTGTCGGTTCGATTGCAGTGGAAGCACTGGCGCGCACGGGTGTTGGACGCATCATTTTGATTGATAAAGATGTTGTAGATATCACCAATATTAATCGCCAGATTCATGCGTTGACAACGACGGTAGGTCAAAAAAAGGCTGATCTGATGGTAGAGCGTGTGAAGCTGATTAATCCTGAATGTGAAGCGATTGCACTGAACATGTTTTATACAGAAGAAACATATGAGGAACTGTTCAAGTACGAATTGGATTATGTGCTGGATGCTTCGGATACGATTATATATAAAATTCATTTGATTAAGGAATGCCTGAAACGGGGGATTCCGATGATCTCCAGTATGGGCGCTGCGAATAAAATGGATCCAAGTCGTTTTCAAGTTGCGGATATTTCCCAGACGAGAATGGACCCGATTGCCCGTGTCATCCGTACCAAGTTGCGCAAGGAAGGCATTACCAAAGGCGTCAAAGTTGTGTTCTCCGATGAGGAACCGATGAAGCCACGTGAAGAAATTACAAAAAAAATTGTACCTGCAAACGCGCCTGAAATTCGGAAGGCGAAGCAGCCGCCTGCAAGCAATGCATTTGTACCTCCGGTAGCAGGACTGATCATGGTTAGTGTAGCCGTGAAGGATTTGTTAGAACACGCTGGTGTGTAA
- a CDS encoding HelD family protein, producing the protein MENEFQSAYQEEQHRLSLAMEEIDRRLERLRNTPVYTGHDFTEQVLESAREEKRQALAKSSQEPYFGRMDFDERGRGQRKPLYIGKIGVEREETSTYPLVIDWRAPIASLFYSFTGGEETASYEAPEGTIEGLVYLKRNVVIRKRILERVADTYNRESDEPAVSDEFLVYRLGENKDNRLRDIVSTIQAEQDQIIRAAKNTALVIQGVAGSGKTTIALHRLAFLLYQYKDQVSADKMVIFAPNHMFLDYISDVLPELGVGNIQQSTFADWALDLLGLDLPLADPAETLSYWFESGSLRKESMDEAPGRFKGSVHFMELLQAFVERLEPISVPEDDFSPWDGAVLPRAEILNWFNEEYKPYPLAKRKERVLARVHRWIEMELKKSPSAAALKERKKKAGAREKAYAKKWPQYDALTLYKQLFQAAKGLPADTAAEMKASLPPAIFKTTQSDLRKQIIREEDLTALVYLHVLIHEVESSQRFDHVVIDEAQDFSPFHIALLDLFVKGHSFTILGDLSQGIHEYRGVHAWEEMSSLFAPEHTGYFALTRSYRSTLEIIEFANTILEQGVRGGITAVPVFRSGDPVRTMSYDSSVREQSLLTALKELSSKEYRTVSVLTRTLKEAVELHEVFISAGLDVNLIDGGKKQYEGGLSVLPVYLSKGLEFDAVIVADADHEHYGERAWDAKLLYVGCTRALHELWLLHDGSLPSYVQAQTE; encoded by the coding sequence ATGGAGAATGAGTTTCAAAGTGCCTATCAAGAAGAACAGCACAGGCTGTCGCTTGCTATGGAGGAAATTGATCGGAGATTGGAACGGCTTCGCAATACGCCGGTGTACACCGGGCATGATTTTACGGAGCAAGTGCTAGAATCGGCACGGGAGGAAAAACGTCAGGCTTTGGCCAAAAGCTCGCAGGAGCCTTATTTTGGTCGTATGGATTTTGACGAACGTGGCAGAGGGCAGCGGAAGCCACTTTATATCGGTAAAATTGGAGTGGAGCGTGAAGAAACGTCAACGTATCCGCTGGTGATTGATTGGCGCGCACCGATTGCCAGCTTGTTTTATTCATTTACAGGTGGTGAAGAAACTGCGTCCTATGAGGCTCCCGAGGGAACCATTGAGGGCTTGGTCTATCTGAAGCGCAACGTTGTCATTCGGAAAAGAATCCTGGAACGGGTAGCCGATACGTATAATCGTGAAAGCGACGAGCCGGCCGTTTCCGATGAGTTTCTCGTTTATCGTTTGGGAGAAAACAAGGATAACCGTTTACGGGATATCGTATCTACCATTCAGGCGGAGCAGGATCAGATCATCCGTGCGGCTAAAAATACAGCCCTCGTTATTCAGGGGGTGGCGGGTAGTGGCAAGACGACGATAGCGCTGCATCGGCTCGCATTTTTGCTGTATCAATACAAGGATCAGGTATCGGCCGACAAAATGGTAATTTTCGCACCAAACCATATGTTCCTTGACTATATTTCAGATGTACTTCCAGAGCTGGGGGTCGGGAATATTCAGCAAAGTACATTTGCAGACTGGGCGCTGGATTTGTTGGGTTTGGATTTACCTTTGGCTGATCCTGCCGAAACATTATCTTATTGGTTTGAGAGTGGCAGTCTGAGAAAGGAATCCATGGATGAGGCGCCGGGAAGATTCAAGGGTTCGGTTCATTTTATGGAGCTGCTTCAAGCTTTTGTTGAACGACTGGAGCCCATTTCCGTGCCAGAGGATGATTTTTCACCATGGGATGGGGCGGTGCTACCGCGAGCTGAGATTTTGAATTGGTTCAATGAGGAATATAAGCCTTATCCGCTCGCGAAGCGGAAGGAGCGTGTGCTCGCAAGAGTGCACCGCTGGATTGAAATGGAGCTGAAAAAGTCGCCTTCGGCGGCAGCGCTCAAGGAACGCAAAAAAAAGGCAGGGGCACGTGAAAAGGCATATGCTAAAAAATGGCCACAATATGACGCACTGACGCTCTACAAGCAGCTTTTTCAGGCAGCTAAAGGGTTACCCGCAGATACGGCTGCGGAGATGAAGGCTTCTCTGCCGCCTGCTATTTTTAAGACCACACAGTCGGATCTGCGAAAACAGATTATCCGTGAAGAAGATCTGACTGCGTTAGTGTATCTTCACGTGCTGATTCATGAGGTAGAATCATCCCAACGTTTTGACCATGTGGTCATTGATGAAGCGCAGGATTTTTCACCTTTTCATATCGCATTGCTGGATTTGTTCGTGAAAGGGCATTCCTTTACGATACTGGGCGATTTATCGCAGGGCATTCATGAATACCGTGGCGTGCATGCGTGGGAGGAAATGAGTTCTCTTTTTGCGCCGGAACATACAGGGTATTTTGCACTTACGCGGAGCTACAGATCAACCTTGGAAATTATAGAATTTGCAAATACGATTTTGGAGCAGGGAGTTCGCGGCGGTATTACGGCAGTTCCGGTATTTCGTAGTGGCGATCCGGTGCGCACGATGTCTTACGACTCATCCGTGCGTGAGCAGAGTTTGCTCACCGCTCTAAAAGAGCTGTCCTCCAAGGAGTATCGTACTGTTTCTGTGCTGACCCGCACCTTAAAAGAGGCCGTGGAGCTACATGAGGTTTTCATAAGCGCGGGGTTGGATGTGAATTTGATTGACGGTGGTAAAAAGCAATATGAAGGCGGTTTGTCGGTACTGCCTGTGTACCTATCCAAAGGTCTGGAGTTCGATGCAGTTATTGTGGCGGATGCCGACCATGAGCATTATGGAGAACGGGCATGGGATGCCAAACTGCTGTATGTAGGATGTACCCGTGCGCTGCATGAGCTGTGGCTATTGCATGATGGCTCACTTCCTAGTTACGTACAGGCACAGACGGAGTAA
- the hisS gene encoding histidine--tRNA ligase, protein MAFQKPTGTQDLLPGSVEKWQVVEEKAREISRRFNYREIRTPMFEQTNLFVRGVGETTDVVEKEMYTFEDKGKRSMTLRPEGTAGVVRSYVENKLYGEPDVTKLYYIGPMFRYERPQAGRQRQFHQFGIEAFGAVDPALDAEVIAFGYQFCRELGLKGVQVEINSVGNAASRAAYRQHLVDFLMPIKDTLTKESQARIERNPLRVLDSKDDQDKFGGAPSILDSLDEESRTHFEKVKQNLDAMGVEYTVNPRLVRGLDYYTLTAFEFKAEGIGAIDTIGGGGRYNGLVGDLGGPDQPGIGFGIGLERIQLILEHQGVKLNEAKPLDIYMVALGEAAETEVTKQLFKLRQAGFSAERDYLGRKMKAQMKSADRFKARYTAILGEDELVQGEIALKNMETGEQRTVKLDQLVEELG, encoded by the coding sequence ATGGCCTTTCAAAAACCGACGGGAACACAGGATTTGCTGCCGGGCAGTGTAGAAAAATGGCAAGTTGTCGAGGAAAAAGCCCGTGAGATTAGCCGCCGCTTTAATTACCGAGAGATTCGTACACCCATGTTCGAACAAACGAATTTGTTCGTTCGAGGTGTGGGTGAAACGACGGATGTGGTGGAAAAAGAAATGTATACTTTTGAGGATAAAGGAAAGCGCAGCATGACTTTGCGTCCAGAAGGAACAGCAGGGGTTGTCCGCTCCTATGTGGAGAACAAACTATACGGGGAGCCGGATGTAACTAAGCTGTATTATATCGGCCCGATGTTCCGGTATGAGCGTCCACAGGCTGGGCGTCAGCGCCAGTTTCACCAATTTGGAATTGAAGCATTTGGTGCGGTCGATCCGGCGTTGGATGCAGAAGTTATTGCTTTCGGGTATCAATTCTGCCGTGAACTGGGCTTGAAAGGAGTACAGGTGGAGATTAACTCCGTCGGTAATGCAGCCAGCCGGGCAGCTTATCGTCAGCATCTGGTAGACTTCTTGATGCCAATTAAGGATACGTTGACCAAGGAGAGCCAAGCACGCATTGAGCGTAATCCGCTACGAGTGCTGGATAGCAAAGATGACCAGGACAAATTTGGAGGTGCACCTTCGATTTTGGATAGCTTGGACGAGGAATCCCGCACACACTTTGAGAAAGTGAAGCAAAATTTGGATGCCATGGGCGTGGAATATACAGTTAACCCTCGCTTGGTACGGGGGCTGGATTATTATACGTTGACAGCGTTCGAATTCAAAGCCGAAGGAATTGGTGCCATAGACACGATCGGTGGAGGCGGCCGCTACAACGGATTGGTTGGGGATCTGGGCGGACCGGATCAGCCGGGCATTGGTTTTGGCATTGGACTGGAGCGAATTCAGCTGATCTTGGAGCATCAAGGTGTCAAACTGAACGAAGCCAAGCCGTTAGATATCTATATGGTAGCGTTGGGAGAAGCAGCAGAAACGGAAGTAACTAAACAACTATTCAAGTTGCGTCAAGCCGGATTTTCCGCAGAACGAGATTATCTGGGGCGTAAAATGAAGGCGCAGATGAAATCAGCCGATCGCTTTAAAGCAAGGTATACTGCGATTCTGGGTGAGGATGAGCTGGTTCAGGGTGAAATTGCACTGAAAAACATGGAAACCGGCGAGCAGCGTACCGTTAAGCTGGATCAGCTGGTGGAAGAATTAGGATAA
- the aspS gene encoding aspartate--tRNA ligase, producing the protein MKRSHQCGALTHAHIGETVTLNGWVQTRRDLGGVLFIDLRDRSGIVQIVFNPAYSGDALQIADRVRSEYVLEVTGTIVKRDAETINPNLPTGEIEVRVTEIEVLNASKTPPFFIENGVEVDESLRLKYRYLDLRRPEMYQTLKLRSKAAKIFRDFLDGEEFVEVETPILTKSSPEGARDYLVPSRVHEGEFFALPQSPQLYKQLLMVGGLERYYQIARCFRDEDLRADRQPEFTQVDIETSFMQQDDLLPMMERLMVKLFKETVGVELETPFQRITHAEAMDKYGSDKPDLRFGLELINVNDIVATSGVKVFASVIEKGGEVKVLNAKGCGTWSRKDIDDLGPFAARYGAKGLAWIQVKEGEFKGPIVKFFTPEEIEALKERTGAEEGDLLLFSADNKKVVADVLGALRLKIGRHLGLIDDNKFKFAWVVDFPLLGYDEEQKRYVAEHHPFTRPKEEDLALLDTDPGQVRAQAYDIVLNGYEVGGGSMRIFKREVQEKMFKALNLPPEEVKDKFGYLLDAFEYGTPPHGGIAFGFDRLVMLLAGRTNLRETIAFPKTASATDLLMDAPAEVDQAQLDQLHIRLAPKPVAPKA; encoded by the coding sequence ATGAAAAGGAGTCATCAATGCGGCGCATTGACTCATGCGCATATCGGAGAAACAGTTACATTGAACGGTTGGGTACAAACTCGTCGTGATTTGGGGGGCGTACTTTTTATAGACCTACGTGACCGTAGCGGAATTGTACAAATCGTGTTTAATCCGGCATATTCCGGTGACGCACTGCAAATTGCGGATCGTGTCCGTAGTGAATACGTGCTTGAGGTTACCGGTACTATTGTTAAGCGTGATGCAGAAACGATTAACCCGAACCTGCCTACAGGTGAAATTGAGGTACGCGTCACTGAAATCGAAGTATTGAATGCATCTAAAACACCTCCGTTCTTCATTGAAAATGGTGTAGAAGTGGACGAGTCTCTGCGTTTAAAATACCGTTATTTGGACCTGCGTCGTCCGGAAATGTACCAGACCTTGAAACTGCGCTCTAAAGCAGCAAAAATATTCCGTGACTTCCTGGACGGAGAAGAGTTTGTCGAGGTGGAAACACCAATTTTGACGAAAAGCTCCCCAGAGGGCGCACGTGATTATCTGGTACCTAGCCGGGTGCATGAGGGTGAGTTTTTCGCCTTGCCGCAATCGCCACAACTGTACAAGCAATTGCTGATGGTGGGTGGCCTGGAGCGCTACTACCAAATTGCACGTTGTTTCCGTGATGAAGACTTGCGTGCTGACCGCCAGCCTGAATTTACGCAGGTCGATATTGAGACCTCCTTTATGCAACAGGATGACTTGCTGCCAATGATGGAGCGTCTTATGGTGAAATTGTTCAAAGAAACAGTTGGGGTAGAACTGGAAACACCGTTCCAACGGATTACACATGCAGAGGCAATGGACAAGTATGGTTCTGACAAGCCTGACCTGCGTTTTGGTCTTGAGCTGATAAATGTTAATGATATCGTGGCAACCAGTGGTGTGAAAGTATTTGCTTCCGTAATTGAAAAGGGTGGCGAAGTTAAAGTCCTTAATGCCAAAGGATGTGGCACGTGGAGCCGTAAGGACATTGATGACCTGGGTCCTTTTGCAGCGCGTTATGGAGCAAAGGGCTTGGCTTGGATTCAAGTGAAAGAAGGCGAATTCAAGGGGCCTATCGTTAAATTCTTCACACCGGAAGAAATCGAAGCATTGAAGGAGCGCACAGGAGCCGAAGAAGGCGATCTGTTACTATTCTCTGCGGATAATAAAAAGGTAGTTGCTGATGTATTGGGCGCACTTCGTCTGAAAATTGGCCGTCATTTGGGACTGATCGACGATAACAAATTCAAATTTGCCTGGGTTGTAGACTTCCCGCTTCTCGGCTATGACGAAGAACAAAAACGTTATGTAGCGGAGCACCATCCGTTCACTCGTCCGAAGGAAGAAGACCTGGCCCTCTTGGACACAGATCCTGGTCAAGTTCGTGCTCAGGCCTATGATATCGTGCTGAACGGCTACGAAGTGGGTGGTGGCTCGATGCGGATTTTCAAACGTGAAGTTCAGGAAAAAATGTTCAAAGCGCTCAATCTGCCGCCTGAAGAAGTGAAGGATAAATTCGGTTACCTGCTAGATGCATTTGAATATGGTACGCCTCCACATGGTGGTATTGCCTTCGGTTTTGACCGTCTTGTCATGCTGCTTGCAGGTCGTACAAACCTGCGTGAAACTATTGCATTCCCGAAAACAGCCAGCGCGACAGACCTGCTTATGGATGCACCAGCCGAAGTGGATCAAGCTCAATTGGATCAGCTTCATATTCGTCTTGCTCCGAAGCCTGTTGCGCCTAAAGCTTAA
- a CDS encoding type 1 glutamine amidotransferase domain-containing protein: MSKIAFLLADQFEDSEMKVPYDELKKAGHEADIVGLKQGEKVSGKQGKASYTIEKAIADVKSSDYDAVVIPGGSSPENLRLDAHVLKFVTEINEAQKTIGAICHGPQILASADLLQGRTITAYPPLKDDLINAGAHFEDREAVVDGNFITSRTPKDEPAFVRELLKAL, from the coding sequence ATGAGTAAAATTGCATTTTTATTAGCTGACCAATTTGAAGATTCTGAAATGAAGGTACCTTATGATGAATTAAAAAAGGCTGGACATGAGGCAGATATTGTTGGGCTGAAGCAAGGTGAGAAAGTGAGCGGTAAGCAAGGTAAAGCAAGCTACACTATTGAAAAAGCCATTGCAGATGTGAAATCAAGTGACTATGATGCAGTTGTTATTCCCGGCGGATCCTCCCCGGAAAATCTGCGATTGGATGCACATGTTCTGAAATTTGTGACTGAAATTAACGAGGCCCAAAAAACGATTGGCGCTATCTGTCACGGGCCACAAATTTTGGCGAGTGCCGATTTGTTACAAGGCCGGACGATTACTGCTTATCCTCCGTTGAAAGATGACTTGATTAATGCGGGTGCTCATTTTGAGGATCGAGAGGCGGTTGTGGACGGTAACTTTATTACGTCTCGGACCCCTAAGGATGAGCCTGCCTTTGTGCGTGAGTTATTAAAAGCGTTGTAA
- the dtd gene encoding D-aminoacyl-tRNA deacylase produces MKIIIQRCKDAQVTVNQKVVGKIGTGLMLLVGIGQGDTAADAVYLADKTAGLRIFEDAEGKMNDSVLDVGGAILSVSQFTLYGDCRKGRRPNFMGAAKPEEAEKLYDFFNSQLRAKGLEVETGIFGAMMDVSLTNWGPVTLILDTERS; encoded by the coding sequence ATGAAGATCATTATTCAGCGCTGTAAAGACGCTCAGGTAACGGTGAATCAAAAGGTGGTCGGCAAGATTGGAACCGGATTAATGCTGCTGGTTGGTATTGGTCAGGGAGATACTGCAGCCGATGCCGTTTATTTGGCGGATAAAACAGCGGGATTACGTATATTTGAGGATGCTGAAGGTAAAATGAATGACAGCGTTCTGGATGTCGGTGGAGCCATTTTGTCTGTCTCTCAATTTACGTTGTATGGTGACTGCCGTAAAGGGAGAAGGCCTAACTTTATGGGGGCGGCCAAACCTGAGGAAGCGGAAAAGCTGTATGATTTCTTCAACAGTCAGCTTCGAGCCAAGGGCTTGGAGGTCGAAACGGGAATTTTTGGGGCTATGATGGATGTTTCATTGACGAACTGGGGCCCAGTGACACTGATTTTGGATACCGAACGTTCGTAG
- a CDS encoding NCS2 family permease — protein MKDGLWSRSLGFKPEHHWKKELAAGAISYFSVVYIVMVNATILADAGIPLQGAMLGTLLTSMIGCLLMAFGGKSPMVVVPGMGINAFFTYTLVHSMKLSWQEALMVVAVTGILFAIVAFTSLYKLISQAIPHNLQHGITVGIGLFLTFIGLQKSGIVIAHQTTFVAIGHFNDPKVITACVTLLLAIVLFVRNVQGGLLISILAGTGLAYILGAVEPTSTVRTSETVRQYGQLFGELSFSGIVSVAFWIAVFLLLLIVLFENIGMITAQTNMIGRPDLFKNSLRVLAVTNIFAGILGSSPAVAAAESTAGIAAGGRSGMTPLVTAILFGATFFFIPLLAYIPDSAIAPVLIIIGGLMVQNVREMDFSDFTEAFPAFLIMVMMPFTYSIVDGMAFGFIAYPVAKLAAGRGKEVPVALYIISVLFVANFVLHSLV, from the coding sequence ATGAAGGATGGACTATGGTCCAGAAGTCTCGGTTTCAAGCCCGAGCATCATTGGAAAAAGGAATTAGCCGCTGGGGCCATTTCTTATTTTTCCGTTGTATACATTGTTATGGTTAATGCAACTATTTTGGCAGATGCCGGGATTCCCCTCCAAGGGGCAATGCTCGGGACGCTGCTGACATCGATGATCGGCTGCCTGCTTATGGCTTTTGGTGGGAAATCTCCAATGGTCGTTGTACCCGGGATGGGAATTAATGCTTTTTTCACATATACGCTCGTACATTCTATGAAGCTGAGCTGGCAGGAAGCGCTGATGGTGGTTGCCGTCACAGGGATTTTATTCGCCATTGTGGCTTTTACATCATTGTACAAGCTGATTAGCCAAGCGATTCCCCATAATTTGCAGCACGGAATTACGGTGGGCATTGGGTTGTTTTTAACCTTCATCGGATTGCAAAAAAGCGGCATCGTGATTGCTCATCAGACGACTTTTGTGGCTATTGGCCATTTTAATGATCCCAAGGTAATTACGGCTTGTGTAACGTTGCTGCTCGCTATTGTATTGTTTGTGCGTAACGTTCAGGGAGGTTTACTAATTAGCATTTTGGCGGGAACTGGCCTTGCTTATATACTAGGAGCTGTAGAGCCTACAAGCACGGTACGAACCTCTGAAACGGTGCGACAGTATGGGCAATTGTTTGGAGAGCTTTCCTTTTCAGGCATTGTCTCGGTAGCTTTCTGGATCGCTGTCTTTTTGCTCCTACTCATTGTGCTATTCGAGAATATTGGTATGATTACTGCACAAACCAACATGATTGGAAGACCGGATTTATTTAAAAACAGCTTGCGTGTGTTGGCTGTAACCAATATCTTTGCCGGTATTTTGGGTAGCAGTCCGGCGGTAGCCGCTGCGGAATCAACGGCTGGCATTGCAGCGGGGGGACGCTCGGGAATGACACCGCTGGTAACTGCTATTTTATTCGGAGCGACGTTTTTCTTTATTCCTCTGTTGGCTTATATTCCTGACAGTGCCATTGCGCCCGTGTTGATCATCATTGGGGGTCTAATGGTGCAAAATGTGCGAGAGATGGATTTCAGTGATTTTACTGAAGCGTTTCCTGCATTTCTGATCATGGTGATGATGCCCTTTACTTACAGTATTGTGGACGGGATGGCATTTGGATTTATTGCATACCCCGTAGCCAAGCTGGCAGCAGGACGGGGCAAGGAAGTGCCTGTTGCATTATATATCATTTCTGTACTGTTTGTGGCTAACTTTGTGCTTCATTCTCTGGTGTAG